The Solanum pennellii chromosome 4, SPENNV200 genomic interval TCTATATATAAGTATCCTATCCAATCAAATGATGCGATGAGACATGCAAATAAAGTACCAAAATGTGAATGATCCGGACATTATTATCAAGTCAAATAATGtgacataaataaaaatgtaaaggATAAAACTTACAAAAATTGTTGCTTTGATAGCGGTTTCACGAGAATGACCTTCATGGAGACGTTCGTCGCTCATTTTTGAAAGCATTACGTCAATGAAATCTCTTTCATATTCTCCATCTCCATTGACCTCCGTATTCCTCTTCACATGCTCGTCTAACCATCTCTGAGAAATCGAATCGATATCCTTAAACgtcttcttcatcaactttacATGACCTTGAAAATCTATCCATTTGAATAACGGAATCGGGAACGCATCCCACAACACAAATTCCATTGACAGAACCAGAAATTTCTTAAAAGTTTCTCTAAATCTCTCCACTTCTTCATCTCCATCGCCTCCAGATTCATAATTTTTCCCTGCTATCATTTTCACAATTAGCCCAAAATTCATCTTCTCCAACCAATCGGTTAAGTTTATCACTGATTTCACTTCACTATTTTGAATTCGAGAATTGAGATTTTTGATTTCGTTTCGAATTTTCTCGATCTTCATATGTTTCAATTTCTCCAGACGAGAGTTGGATAAAACTTCctgaattattaattttcttatgtttCGCCAGTAAGATCCGTAATTAGCTAGAAAAAGTATGGCGTTATTGTACCCAATGTATTCGTCGTAGAGACAAGCTGGACGATTCGCGAATACGGCGTCGTTTTTGGTGTAACATTCTTTTACGGCGTCGTAACTGCTGATTACTAACATACGGTGAAGTCCGAGTCGGAAAGTGAAAACAGGACCGTATTTATCGGCTAAATCGGAGAGTTTTCAAGCTAACGGACGATTGTCACCGTCGTTGAAGTAGAAAAGATGACCAATTACCGGCCAAACTCCGGCAATTTCCGGTGGTAAtggtagttttgatgattttttcgTCGATAGGATGAAGTAGAAGAGGAATACGAGTGTTAACAGTGCGACAATGGCGGCTTCCAtgggagaaagaagaagaagaagatcaaatttcatgtttagtaAGTTATTATGAGTATTGACGTACAATTATGATGCATGGAACTTGTTTTTATAGTGTCAACTACTAGTTGTCACTACGAAAGGCCTTCGATTCTTCAATtcgatttaattaaattttgatttagttttttCGTATTTGGCTTTAAAAAAGTCGCatcatatttcaaatcaaattaaatcgctttgttttgattttttctatTTCGATTCGATTAGTTCAAtgtttttaaatcaatttttcggtgtgattaaaaataaagagagaataTGATAAAGTAACAATTGTTATTCTCTTCACACTCCGAATCGAAGTATCGAAAAAAAAGAACCGATACCGAACTGAAATACcaaagaatataatatttttcaattcgGTTCGATTTTCAGTATTTATGCTCACCCTACTTGTCACACCAATAATGTCAGTactctttcatttttaattagatattttgattttcttctttcGGATATTGAATTGCACAATACTTTTTTATGTGAATTTGGAATTATATTAAGattactttgattaatttttaaagttagatTAAATAGAATCATTCAATAATTTAGATATCTAACcgttatatgaaaaatataataaattgttatttttctcatattgatggtatggaaaaaattaattttaaaatattagttaaaatttatgTAGTTTTATTCTGATAAAACGAAATATGACAAGTAAAGAAAACTAAGAGAATATCGAATATCGATTGAGTACTATACTTCTGTCTTTAATATAGTGTTTTTTAAAGTTAGTTACTTTAAACTATTAAATCTTTTTAGAAGTTCAAAAccaaataaatgtatatattttttccatttcatttttagttattccctttcaaaaatataaatactactttaattatattgaaatgacaGATCGcaatatcaatataataactatatttaaaatgttaaaaataccgtgcatataaattattaacttaagttataaatgttattttaaatttattcgcgtttttcattttgatatttaaagTTATGAACTTTTGGCTGTTTctatttaaatattgaatagTAATATGATTGATAATTTTAGAAATGAGTGATTGATATTTTACACTCAACGTCAATCACTAAATCATTTTCATTAAATGTACGCGTATATACTTAAATTTCAAGTATTTATGCATGAAATTAtgatatcaatatttttaaataatttttttttctctagtaATATGAAATATTAAGAGTAGTTTAAATAGGATTCTAGAACTattcacatttttcattttgattatTGAAGTTTTGATATGgctattaacttatttttagagTAAGTGGTTGATATTTTACTCCTAATATCAATCActtatttcttaaattatttttcataaatatatgcatataataaaaattttaactatttatGCATGGACCTCTAATAtctacatttttcaaatatttttttcttcttctaatattatgaaatattgagaatAATTTTTATCCAACAAATCTTCATCATTTATaatatgcatgtttttttttaataatatcacATGTTTGTCAATAATTTGAAGGGATGGATGCTTAAATTGATAATATTGAAAGGACATATCCCACTATTATATTGACTATATTCAAAATGTTAATAATAGTGTCCATagaaataattaactaaagttATTTATAAACAGTATCCTagatttattcataattttcatttcgatatttgaagttttgttttttgggttactttttatttaaatattgaacGGTAATATAGCAGATAACTTATTTTAGGAATAAGTGATTGATGTTTTACGCCActtatttcttaaattatttttcgtaAGATATATGTTTGTATTCAAGTATTTTTTGCATGCAGTTATGATATCAacacttaaatatatttttttctagtaatATGAAATATTGAGATAGTTTATACAACTATTCTTCATCATTTATAACGTTCAATTATTTTGGATAATATCACATGTAGCTCGTCAATAATTTGAAGGTGTGGGACTTAAATTGATCATATTGTAAAAGAAATATCGCACTatcaatatatcaattatattcaaaatgataataatactatcatataaattatttgactAATGTTATAAATAGTATTCTAGATTTattcacatttttcattttgatatttgaagtTCTGAACTTTGGGTTATTCTTATTCAAATAGtgaatagtaatatcatagatAACTTATTTTAGTAATAAGTGATTGATGTTTACTCCTATAATCAATTACTTATTATATGTGGTGtgtataattaaatttgaagtaCTTATGCATGAAGTTCTGATAtcaacatttttcaaatatttcgtTTTCTCTAGTATTATGAAAACGAAATATGACATGTTGCTTGTTTTAAATTgattaggcataatacatatattggattctaaacttggcttcaaattttaactttgacctccaactttcataatgcacaaacagacactttaactatccaacttttaaataaataaacacatgagtcctataTGACACAAACACGTAGGAGACCACGTAGAACcaaaaatgatatgtaggacatgtgtgtctgtTTGTTCagttttatacaagtttaagtatctacttgtgcacatccaaTGTTGAAAGACCTAAATatgatttgaagtcaagttaaatGGCATATTTCTGTATTATGCCAATTGATTATATTGAAAGTTACATATCACACTATCAATATATTGACTATATTCAAAATGTTAATAATATTGTccatataaattataaactaaagTAATAAAAGTTGTCCTACATTTATTcgcattttttcctttttgatatTTGAAGTTTTGTTTTTGGAGTTATGTTTACTCAAATATTGAATGGTAAAATAATAACTCATTTTAGGAATAAGTGAATAATGTATTACGCCTAATATCAATCACTTATTACTTTAATCATTTTCAtaagatatatgtatatataattaaatttcaagtaTTTTAGGCATGCAATTATGatattaacatttttaaaatatctttttttattaagtaaTATGAAATATTGAGTGTAGTTTATTCAACAAATCTATATCATTTATAGtgttcaattttaatattttttttggataatattATATGTAGATTAATTTGAAGTGTGGAGACTTAAATTGATCATATTGAAAGGAAATATCGCACTATCAATATAATAATGTTGCTCATCATATAAATTGTTGACTAAAGATATAAACGATATTCTAGAtttattcacattttttatttgGATCTTTGAAGTTTTGAACTATGGGTTGTTTCTATTCAAACATCGAATAGTAATATGACAGATaacttattttagaaataaGTGATTAATGTTTTACGCTTAATATAAATCACTTCTTTCTTAAATCACTTTCATAAGATATATgtgtaaataattaaatttcaattttttatgcatgaACTTTTGATATCAACATTTTccaaatatcttttttttttctagtaataCAAAATATTGAGAGTAGTTTAACTATACAACAAATCTTCATCacttgtgaaattttttttaaaaaaaatatcatatgtaGTTTGTCAATAATTTGAAGGTGTGGGGActtaaattgattatataaaGGACCTATCATATTATCAATATAGTGACTATAGTTGAGACAAAAAAAGCACCTTCACAGAAATGTTCATTCATAGATGACCATTATTGATCATCAATGCCTTCGTACAATCTCTAATGCCAAATACCAATTGAAACCTTCTCAGTTCCAATTTACCTTGTTTTGGGTTCCGTCAGTCGGGATTACGATTTTTAGTTTACTTTGttgagataccaattggattcaactAATACCACAAGCGATAACTTACACGAAAGATGAGAA includes:
- the LOC107016383 gene encoding cytochrome P450 82C4-like produces the protein MLVISSYDAVKECYTKNDAVFANRPACLYDEYIGYNNAILFLANYGSYWRNIRKLIIQEVLSNSRLEKLKHMKIEKIRNEIKNLNSRIQNSEVKSVINLTDWLEKMNFGLIVKMIAGKNYESGGDGDEEVERFRETFKKFLVLSMEFVLWDAFPIPLFKWIDFQGHVKLMKKTFKDIDSISQRWLDEHVKRNTEVNGDGEYERDFIDVMLSKMSDERLHEGHSRETAIKATIFSMVMDAADTVPHHINWGMTLLINNQHVLKKAQEEIDTKVGKARWIDDNDIKNLVYLQAIVKETLRLYPPSPLLVPHENTKECVVSGYHIPKGTRLYANVMKLQLDPKVWPNPEQFNPDRFLNTDINFRGQDYEFIPFGSGRRSCPGISYALQMEHLTIGHLIQGFNYQTPSNEPLDMKEGIGMTMPKVNPVEVIITPRLAPELYEKLS